The window CCCGCTGGATGACGATCTGCGTGCAGCCGTGGAACTGGCGCAACGGATCAAGAAAGAAGGCCGACGCCGTCAGCTCCAACTGATTGGTAAAATGCTGCGCGCTCGCGATCCAGAACCAATCCAAACTGCGCTGGATAAGCTGAACAACCGTCATAACCAGCAGGTGGCGTTATTCCACAAACTGGAACAGCTGCGTGACCGTCTGATTGAAGAGGGTGACGACGTGGTTCCCGATATTCTGGCACTGTATCCCCATGCCGACCGCCAGCAGTTGCGTTCTCTGGTGCGCAACGCGCAGAAAGAGAAAGCGGCGAATAAACCGCCGAAATCCGCCCGCCAGATCTTCCAGTATCTGCGCGAACTGGCTGAAACCACAGACTAATGGCAAGAGCGGGATGAGGAGTATGACTCACTCATCTCGCACATGACTGGCTTCGGACGCATGACTACCACTTCAGACCGCCATCTTCCGTCACATTACAATCCGCCCAGATGCCAGGTTTTTACTTCCAGAAACTCATCCAGTCCCAGAACCGAGCCTTCGCGACCTAATCCTGACTCTTTCACACCGCCAAATGGCGCCAGTTCGGTTGAAACCGCGCATTCGTTAATACCCACCATGCCGCTCTCAAGTGCTTCTGCCACGCGGAACACACGCTGCAAATTCTGGCTGTAGAAGTAGGCTGCCAAGCCAAATGGCGTATTATTCGCACGCTCAATCACCTCTTCTTCCGTTTTGAAGCGGAAACACGGAGCGACCGGACCAAACGTTTCTTCCTGCGCAAGCAACATCGCTTCATTGGCATCAACAATCACCGTCGGCTCAAAGAAGCTGTGACCCAGCTTGTGCCGTTGACCACCGACCAGTGCCTTACCGCCTTTTTCCACCGCATCATTGACGTGCTTCTCTACCTTCTCGACAGCCGCATCATCAATTAACGGCCCCAGTACAACGCCGTCATCCATGCCGTTACCGACCTTAAGCTTTTTCACTTCTTCCGCGAGCAGAGAGACAAACTCATCGTAGACACCATCCTGAATATAAAACCGGTTGGCACTGACACAAACCTGACCTGCGTTACGGAAACGGTTAGCAATCGCACCTTTTACTGCAGCCTGAATATCCGCATCGTCAAACACGATATAAGGTGCGTTCCCACCCAGTTCCATCGACACTTTCTTCATGGTGTCAGCCGCGTTACGCACCAGCGTTTTCCCTACCGTCGTTGAGCCGGTGAAAGAAATTTTGCGCACTTTATCGCTTGCCATGACGGTATCGCTGATCGCCTGCGTATCGCCCGCCACGCCGTTAAGTACTCCATCCGGCACACCCGCCTGCTGCGCCAGTGCCAGCAGCGCAAATGCAGACAGCGGCGTGTTATTAGCGGGTTTGATGACGCCAGTACACCCTGCGGCCAGCGCTGGCCCCAGCTTACGTGTCAGCATCGCCAGCGGGAAATTCCACGGTGTAATGGCAACAACGACGCCAACGGGTTCACGCGTGGCATAAATCTTCGATCCGGGTTTCGCAGATGGAATAATCTCACCGTTAGCCCGCTTGCCCTGCTCAGCAAACCACTGAATGAAACTCGCCGCATAGACGACTTCACCTTCTGCCTCCTGCACTGGCTTGCCCTGTTCAGCAGTCATCAGCTCCGCCAGATAGCGCTTATTCTCCAGAATCAGCTCGTACCAGCGATACAGAATTTCAGAACGTTCCTTCGCGGTTTTACGCTTCCAGGCAGGAAAGGCGGCATAGGCAGCGTCAATCGCCGCCTGCGTCTCTTTCTTCCCCGCTTGTGCTACGCTGGCAATAGTCTCACCCGTCGCCGGATTCACTACCTCGAAGGTGGATGAGCCTTGCTGCCATTTTCCCGCCGCAAAGTAGCCCGTTTTGAACAGTTCATGATCCTGCAAATTTTGTCCTGACATCGTGTTACCTCCTGAAAATGGTCATATCCCATGACGTTACGAGGGAAGCTATAGATAATTCAGTATAGAAGTGATGAACGCAGACTGCGGTACTCTCGGATTAATCGTGAGGGTTGTCACTCTGCCTTGTCTACTGAGCTTAGTTACTCAGCGCATGCTGATAATCACGTAGGATACCGGTCAATCGTCCCACCGGCGCAGTGACGCTCGTGGGGAGCTGCTTTTCCGTCAGCATCTGCTGATAGCGTTCAAGCTCGCCTAACAGCTGCGTGAAATAGCGGCTGCGCGTGGTGTCACGCCGGGCCAAAATCACCTGCTCCGCCGTCGCCCGAATCTGGCGATGAAAGGCAGAGAGTGCCGCGTTTTGTGGAATATCCAGCGTTCTCAGACGCTGGTGCATGATGATCAGCCACAGTGCGAGACGATACTTGGCAATATCGTCAGGGAAGCGGTTAAGCAGCAGGAACAACTGTTGATACAGCGCAGGCAGGTGGTTTTCCTTGCGCCGCGTCGTGTTGGTCGTCAGCGCTGAAACCGCGCCATACACAAAACGGTTCAGCAGCGTTCTCCCCGTATGCGCCTTGGTGTTATCCCGGATCAACAGGATCACCATCAACGCCAGAAAACAACCGATGATCTGCCCGATCGCGCTGTCCAGAAATTGGCTGATGTGGAACATCATCGGGTTGTCCAACACCAGGATATTGATCGTACTGGCTAATGCGCCCAGCGAACCAAGCCGACGTTTTTGTACTTCAAGCCCGAGAAAGAAAGCCATCGCCCCCAGGCTCAGGCACAGCAGCAGCATACTTTGCTGCGTTGACGGCATAATAAACATGAACATCAGCGCCCCCAGCGGCAGCGCGTAGATCGTCCCGAAAAGAAAATCCTTCGCCATCATCTGCGGATTCGGTAAGCGCATGGCAAGCGACGTCACCACCGCAATCATCACCATACACACGCTGCCAGAGGTCCAGCCGGTGCTCAGCCAGAACAGGCAGCCCAGCGCCGTCGCCACGCCGGTACGTAAGCCGTTGATCATGGCATGATGGGTTTCTGCTGACGGCGCTTTAATTTCCACCTCGCTGTTCAGCACATCGGCTTCAATCGTCGTGATACGTCCGTTGGTCTGCACCCCTTTCGCCAATAGCAGATAGCGCGTCGCAGCGCCTACCCAACTGACCAGCGTAGGCGGCACATCGCGGCTATCAGCCGCAATCAGATGACGCAATGCTTTCACACGGCAATGCACATCGCGGAATGACTCAACGGGCTGATCCAACACCAGTTTCAGGCTGCTTTTTATAGAGGTCGGAGCATCTTGCAAAATCAGGTAGGTTTCACACGCCTGGGTAATCATCGTGAGTGATTGCGTATGCAGCGACGTTAAGCGGCGATTACTGTTCTGCCAGCGCGAGGATTCCAGCATCAGGCTGCTGCGCATGCCGCTTAGCGCGGTCGTTTTACGCACCAGCGCGTGCCATGCCGCGTCGATGGTTTCTTTCTCCGCCCCGCTCATGCTGAGTTGCAATAACCGATATTGATCCACCAGAAGCTCACCCATGCTGCGGTCAACGTCCTGCTTGATCGAACGCGGCGAGAACAGTAAATCCGCCAGAATGGCGCAGACGATACCCAATACAATCTCGCTACAGCGCTCCACGGCAAACTGCGGCGTCAGCAGCGGCGTTC is drawn from Pectobacterium aroidearum and contains these coding sequences:
- the yjgA gene encoding ribosome biogenesis factor YjgA, giving the protein MKQKYEDWLNDVPDNQEDDEDDEIIWVSKSEIKRDAEALKDLGAELVDLGKNALEKIPLDDDLRAAVELAQRIKKEGRRRQLQLIGKMLRARDPEPIQTALDKLNNRHNQQVALFHKLEQLRDRLIEEGDDVVPDILALYPHADRQQLRSLVRNAQKEKAANKPPKSARQIFQYLRELAETTD
- a CDS encoding NAD-dependent succinate-semialdehyde dehydrogenase, which codes for MSGQNLQDHELFKTGYFAAGKWQQGSSTFEVVNPATGETIASVAQAGKKETQAAIDAAYAAFPAWKRKTAKERSEILYRWYELILENKRYLAELMTAEQGKPVQEAEGEVVYAASFIQWFAEQGKRANGEIIPSAKPGSKIYATREPVGVVVAITPWNFPLAMLTRKLGPALAAGCTGVIKPANNTPLSAFALLALAQQAGVPDGVLNGVAGDTQAISDTVMASDKVRKISFTGSTTVGKTLVRNAADTMKKVSMELGGNAPYIVFDDADIQAAVKGAIANRFRNAGQVCVSANRFYIQDGVYDEFVSLLAEEVKKLKVGNGMDDGVVLGPLIDDAAVEKVEKHVNDAVEKGGKALVGGQRHKLGHSFFEPTVIVDANEAMLLAQEETFGPVAPCFRFKTEEEVIERANNTPFGLAAYFYSQNLQRVFRVAEALESGMVGINECAVSTELAPFGGVKESGLGREGSVLGLDEFLEVKTWHLGGL
- the aaeB gene encoding p-hydroxybenzoic acid efflux pump subunit AaeB, which encodes MKTPSLTGPVFFTTPKFARLRFAFKLSFAIVLSLFLGFHLQLETPRWSVLTAAIVAAGPAFAAGGEPFSGAIRHRGMLRVVGTFIGCIGALIIIIATVRAPVVMLMLCCIWAGLCTWVSSLVKVENAYVFGLAGYTTLIIIVSTQGTPLLTPQFAVERCSEIVLGIVCAILADLLFSPRSIKQDVDRSMGELLVDQYRLLQLSMSGAEKETIDAAWHALVRKTTALSGMRSSLMLESSRWQNSNRRLTSLHTQSLTMITQACETYLILQDAPTSIKSSLKLVLDQPVESFRDVHCRVKALRHLIAADSRDVPPTLVSWVGAATRYLLLAKGVQTNGRITTIEADVLNSEVEIKAPSAETHHAMINGLRTGVATALGCLFWLSTGWTSGSVCMVMIAVVTSLAMRLPNPQMMAKDFLFGTIYALPLGALMFMFIMPSTQQSMLLLCLSLGAMAFFLGLEVQKRRLGSLGALASTINILVLDNPMMFHISQFLDSAIGQIIGCFLALMVILLIRDNTKAHTGRTLLNRFVYGAVSALTTNTTRRKENHLPALYQQLFLLLNRFPDDIAKYRLALWLIIMHQRLRTLDIPQNAALSAFHRQIRATAEQVILARRDTTRSRYFTQLLGELERYQQMLTEKQLPTSVTAPVGRLTGILRDYQHALSN